The following is a genomic window from Chryseobacterium ginsenosidimutans.
GCCTAGAGACGTGGCGTCCAGAGCTGGTAAAGAAAGATGTGATGCTGGTTTCGGAATCGAAAATAATGATACAAAAGAAGGTGTTTACCTGGATTTCTCTACAGAGATCATCAAAAAAGGTAAAGAAGCGGCTATTGAAAAGCATATTCATAATCCTAGTGATCAGCAAATTTACGACCTTGGAAAAGCTTGGATTGAGGAGAAATACGGAAACTTATTCGTAATGTACGAAAAAATTACTGCTGATGATCCTTACAAAACTCCAATGAAGATTTACCCTGCCGTTCACTATACAATGGGTGGTGTTTGGGTTGATTATAACTTACAGTCTACAATTCCTGGATGTTTCGTAATCGGTGAAGCTAACTTCTCAGATCACGGAGCTAACAGATTAGGAGCTTCTGCTTTAATGCAAGGTTTGGCAGACGGATATTTTGTGCTTCCTTACACCATTGCCGATTATCTTTCTGCAGATATCAGAACTGGAACTATTCCTACAGATTCAGCAGATTTTGTTGAAGCTGAAAAAGGAATTAAAGATAAAATAGATTTCTTCTTAAATAACAAAGGAACTCATTCTGTAGACCACTTCCATAAGCAATTAGGACACATTATGTGGAATAAAGTAGGAATGGGAAGAACTCCTGAAGGATTAAGAGAAGCGATCAGAGAAATTGAAGAAGTGAAAAACGATTTCTGGAAAAATGTAAAAGTTCCGGGAGATGTTGAAGGAATGAACACTGAGCTTGAAAAAGCATTCAGAGTAGCAGACTTTATTGAACTTGGACAATTAATGGCTATCGATGCATTACACAGAAATGAATCTTGTGGTGGGCATTTTAGAGAAGATCATGCTACTCCAGAAGGTGAAGCAGAAAGAGATGACGTCAACTTCAAATATGTGGGAGCTTGGGAATATCAGGGTGATGATATCAAACAGGAAGTTCTGCATAAAGAAGATCTTATCTATGACAACATCGAAGTTAAAGCGAGAAGTTACAAATAATCTCCAACCTATAAATATAAAATTATGAGTGCAAAAAAAGGCCTTCATCTTACGCTGAAAATTTGGAGACAAAAAAATAGTAAAACCAAAGGTCAGTTTGAGACCTATAAAATATCGGATGTTTCTACAGATTCTTCATTCTTAGAAATGCTGGACATCCTGAACGAAAATATTATTAACGAGGGAAAAGAACCTATCGCTTTCGATCACGACTGTCGTGAAGGAATTTGCGGGATGTGTTCTCTTTACATTAATGGTAGAGCTCATGGCCCGGATACGGGGATCACAACGTGTCAGTTGCACATGAGAATGTTCAAAGACGGTGAAACGATCGTTATCGAGCCTTGGAGAAGTGCTGCTTTCCCTGTCATTAAAGATTTAATGGTAGACAGAAGCGCATTCGACAGAGTAATGGCTGCGGGTGGTTTCATTTCGGTGAACACGTCAGGTAATACTTTGGATGCCAATGCGATTCCTGTTCCTAAAGAAGATGCAGACAAAGCAATGGATGCTGCAGCTTGTATCGGATGTGGAGCTTGTGTGGCTACTTGTAAAAACGGATCTGCAATGTTATTCGTAGGAGCTAAAGTTTCTCAGTATGCTCTTTTACCTCAAGGTAGAATAGAAGCTAAGAGAAGAGTTCTGAATATGGTGAAAGCTATGGACGAAGAAGGATTCGGAAACTGTTCAAATACCGGCGCTTGTGAAGTGGAATGTCCTAAAGGAATTTCTCTTGAAAATATTGCCAGAATGAACAGAGAATATATGTCAGCTCTTGCTGATAGAGGATAAAATTGATTTATATACCAAAAAAATCGTCTCCTCATCGGATGACGATTTTTTTAGTTAAATCTTTCATAAAAGTAATATTTAATTGCTTTTAGTTTATTGAAAAACCTATTTTTGCGTAATTATAAAATTCAAAATGAAAAAATATCTTTTATTGTTTATCATCGCGGTTTTTGCGATGTCTTGCTCTAAAAAAGTAGAAGTAAAAGGAAAAATAACGGGAGGTTCTCCATTAGAGAGAATCGAATTTATTGAGGCTTCAGGAGTTGCCACTTTACCTTTAATTAATATTGGTATAAACAAAGACGGAACTTTCGCAGGAAGCTTTGATGCTCCTAAAAGCGGAATGTATGTGATGTCTTATGGCGGAAAACAAAATTTAATCTATTTAAAAGGAGGTCAGAAACTTGAGATTTCAGGTAACGGAATGACTTTCCCTTCAGAATATGTTATTACTGGAGATGCTAAGAACAACAACGATTTCTTTACAGCAACTCAAAAATATCTTTCAACATATGCTCAAACTGTTAATATGAATGAGCTGATCACGAAAGATGAAAAAACGTTCTTAAAAGGAATTGAAAAAGTTCAGGCTGATATTAATAAGAATATCGACGAAAACGTTAAAAAATTCAATCCTGATAATGAGATCGTTAATTGGAAGAAAAATGATGTATCAAGTACATTGCTTACAATTCTTAATCAATATGAGCTTAACCACAAGCAAATGGGGAATCCATCTTTCAAGGTGACTAAAGCTTTCACAGATTTTGAAAATAAGCTTCAGGAGAATAAAGATGTTATGGTGAAGGAAAACCCTTACTACAGACAATATCTTCTTGGTAAGATGAGTCCTGATTTCCAAAAGTATGCTCAGGCAAACAGTGCAGGAAAAAAAGACGTTACAACTTCAGAATTATTCACAGAATATTTAAAGAAAAATCAAAAAGATCTTTCACAAACAGCTAAAGATTATCTATTGGCTTTTGTAATGGCTCAGTCAGATATTCACCCGGGGTCTCCTGATAAAACTGTTGAAAAAATCAAAAAGATAATTGATACAGATATTAAAGATGCTGGAATTAAAGAAGATTTGAAAAAAATCCAGTTTGCAATCAATGGTTTCAAAATCGGAGAATTAGCGCCTGAAGGAACGTTGGTAAAACAAGACGGAAAAGCTTACAATCTTTCTGAAAACAAAGGAAAGCCTTATCTTTTAACATTCTATGCTTCTTGGAATCCTTACATTGGAGAATCTACAACCCCTGTATTGAAAGAAATTGTGAATTTCTACAAAGCTAAAATGAACTTTGTTTTCGTAAACGTTGATGATACAAAAGATCAGTTCGTAAAAACGAGTAATTCTTTATTAAAAGGATTTGCAGGAACTAATGTATATGGTGAAGGTGGATTAAACTCTGATATTGCTAAAAAATATGGAGTTTACGGATTCAAATTACCTTGCTTCATCGTTGTAGATAAAGACGGTAAAATTGCAAGTAAGCCATTCTTCAACTTAGGAGATCCGGAATTGGTTGTTGTTTTAGACAAACAAACAGGTCTTTCTGCTCCAAAAGTAAATCCTAATGTTCAATTGCAACAAGGCGGAGGAATGGATCCTGCTGTTGTGGCGGCTCAGCAAGCTGCAGCACAACAAGCTGCTCAGCAACAGGCTAATCCACAAGCTGCTCCAGCTCAGACAAAATAATTTAAATTCATTATATATAAAAACCTTGTCTTCGGATAAGGTTTTTTTTATTGTATTTTTGCAGACTGAAACTTGAGGTTTCCAATAGAAAAAATAGAATTAGCTTTAATGAGAAAGAAGAAAAATAATATAGTTCTTGAAAATATCAAACTCTTAAATGCCGGATCGAAAGGTGTTGCAATAGGTAGAACTGAGGAAGGGAAAACGGTAATGGTTACCGGAGCAATTCCCGGAGATATTGTGAATGTAAGAGTTAAGAAAGCAAAGTCAAAATACTATGAAGGTGAAGCTATAGAAGTTTTAGAAAAATCACCATACAGAGTAGAGCCTAAATGTATTCATTTTGGTGTTTGTGGAGGATGCAAATGGCAGAACATGAGCTATGAAAAGCAATTGGATTTCAAACAGGAAGAAGTTTACAATAATATTAAGAGGATTGGAGGAATAGAAAACTTTGAAACACTTCCGATTTTAGGTTCTGAAGAGCATTATTTTTACAGAAATAAAATGGAATTTTCTTTCTCTAATGCGAAATGGCTTACTCAGTATGAGATAAGTTCTGAAGAAAATTTCGGAAATAGAGATGCTCTTGGCTTCCATATTCCGGGAATGTGGAGCAAAATTTTAGATCTTAAAGAATGTTTTCTTCAGGAAGGGCCTTCAAATGCAATTCGTTTAGCAGTAAAGAATTATGCTGTAGATAACGGATTAGACTTTTTTGATGTAAGAAATCAGGAAGGATTTTTGAGAACTTTAATGATGAGACAAAACTCAAAAGGAGAGTGGATGGTTCTTTTTCAGCTTTACAGAGAAGAAAAAGCCAACAGAGAAAAGCTTTTTGAATTCTTATTGGAGAAATTTCCGCAGATTAAGACTTTAGTGTATGCAATTAATCCGAAACAAAACGATTCTATCTACGATTTGAATGTTAATACTTATTTCGGAGAAGGATTTTTAATGGAAGAAATGGATGGGCTTAAGTTTAAAATTGGTCCGAAATCATTCTTTCAGACGAATTATAAACAAGCTTTAGAATTATACAGAAAAACCCTTGAATTTGCTGATTTAAAAGGTGATGAAGTGGTTTACGATTTATATACAGGAACAGGAACTATTGCGCAGTATGTTGCAAGAAATGCAAAACAGGTAATTGGTATTGAATCTGTTCAGGAAGCTATTGATGCTGCTATAGAACACGCAGAATTGAATGGTCTTACAAATACGACATTCTATTGTGGAGATATGAAAAATGTCTTTAATGATGAATTTCTTGAAAATCATCCGAAAGCAGATGTTTTAATCACCGATCCACCAAGAGACGGAATGCACCAGAAAGTTGTTGAGCAGATTTTAAAGCTTGCTCCGGAAAAAGTAGTGTATGTAAGCTGTAATTCTGCTACTCAGGCAAGAGATTTGGCTTTAATGAAAGAACATTATGACGTGGTGAAAATTTTACCCGTAGATATGTTCCCTCAAACACATCACGTGGAAAATATTGCGTTGTTAATTAAGAAATAATTTATTTAAATTTGAATACGATCAAATCTTAATATGAAATATTTTAAATTTCTCATCACCATCTGCTTTTTAGGCCTGCTGTTTTCATGCGGTGCAGATGATGATATCTGCGAAAGTGGCGAAGGAACTCCCAGAATGAAAGTTTCTTTCAAAACTCTTGAAAATGAAAAGGAAAAAACAGTGGATTCTCTGTATGTAGCAGTAGATTACGGTTCCGGGAAAGTAGAACTTGGAAAACAAACGGCCATAACTTCCAGAATAATTCCTTTAAGGGTGGATGAATCGCCTTATACAGACGTTTATTTCAGAACATCAAATAATGGGACTGAATCAAAAGTGAGAATAAATTATACGACAAAATCTACATATGTTTCACCAGGATGTGGTGTGAAAAAGACGTATGAAAATTTAAATCCGGTATTAGATCCTACAACAACGACTCCGGTTAAGAGTATAGAAACCGGACAAAATTTTATAGAGAATGAAGACAAAACTAATCTTTACCTTCTTTTTTAGTTTAATCGGTTTTTTGAGCTTTGCTCAGGAGAATAAAGAACCTAAAAAGGAAAAATGGAAGTACGAACCGAATTTTATGGTTGGTTTTGACGTTCTTAACGCAGGTGTTTCTTTTTTCTCAGACAGACAGCTTTTACAGGGATTTATTTCTTCAAAAGTGAAAGATAATATCCATGCTGTTATCGAAGCAGGTTTTGAGTCTAATGTTTATCAGAAAAACAGTTATGATGCCAAAGCGAATGGTCCTTTTTTAAAACTGGGGGCATTTTACATGTTGGCAAAAGATCCCGAGAATGAGTTTAATGGTTTCTATGCAGGCGGAAAAGTCGGAGGCTCATTTTATAAACAGGAATATATGGCCGTTCCGGTTCGTGGTTATGGAGGAAGCAGCTCTTCTATAGCATTTCCTTCGTCTTCACAATCTTCTTATTGGCTGGAAGGAACAATTGGAGGCAGAGTTCAGTTATTTGAATCTAATTTTTATATTGACGTAAACCTTCAGCCGAGATATATGGTTTTTACGACAAAACAAGACGATATTCAGCCTATGATTGTACCGGGATTCGGAAAAAGCTCTTCAAAATTTAATATGGGCTTCGCATGGAATCTTGCGTATAAGTTTTGAATGAACCTATTTAATATAAGTGAATATTATAATCCTTCTAAATTTTTAGAAGGATTTACTTTTATATGAACGAGATTTTTCAATCTATTTTATATTAATTATTAAAATCTATGTGCAAAGGTGATTTATATGCCGTTTTTTAAAATGAAATTAAAAATTTTGATATTTTTTCTTTGATTTTTTAAAAATGTATGAGTATTTTTGAAAAATTAAAAATATTCCTATATGAAAAAAATCATTACTACTTTTTTATGTAGTTTAATTGGAGGAACTGCTCTTGCGCAATGGACTCCAACTACATTTGAAGGAAGATCAGAAAAACCTTCTAGTGTAAGAAGTTACTATAAGTTGGATCTTAATAAAATAAGAATTCAGCTTGCAAGTGCTCAAGAAACAGGGAGAAACGCGAAACCTGTAGAGATTTCTTTACCTACTTTAGATGGAAAGATTGAAAAATTCGCAGTTTACAGTTCTCCAGTTTTAGTCAAAGAATTGGCAGATCGTTATCAGTTAGGGTCTTATGTAGGAGTTGGAGTAGATGATCCTTCAAAATATGTAAGATTCTCTGTAGCTTCGAATGATTTTCAGTCAATGATTGTAAAAGATGGAGTTTATGAGTTTATTGAGCCTCAAAACACAGACAAAACAATCTACGGAGTACATCCAAAAACAAATAAAACACAAGGAGGTTTTCTTTGTAGCATGAATGAAAGTGCTTTGTCAAAAAAACAAATTGACGAATTATATTCAAAAGGCAAAACATTCTCAAACCAACCAACAAATTTTGCAAAATCTACTGATCAAAAATACAGAACAATGAGATTGGCAATGTCTGTAACAGGAGAATATACGCAATTCCATGGAGGAACTATTGCAGGTGCATTAGCTGCAATTAATGCTACTATGACAAGAGTGAATGGTGTATTCGAAAAAGATTTTGCATTACATTTAACTGTACAGGATTTTCCAGGTGTAATTTATACAAACTCTGCGACAGATCCATATTCTCCGGCATCTTCAGGTGCAGGAGGAGCATGGAATCTTGAGCTTCAGAATACATTGACTGCAAATGTAGGAAATGCTAATTATGATATCGGTCACTTATTTGGAGCGTCTGGTGGTGGAGGTAATGCAGGATGTATAGGATGTGTATGTACAAACCCTACAACTGCAGAACCTGAAGGTAAGGGGTCAGGCTTTACTTCTCCTGCAGATGGTATTCCACAAGGAGATAATTTCGATATTGATTATGTAGCCCACGAAATGGGGCACCAATTGGGGGCTAATCATACTTTCTCTATGGATGTAGAAGGAACAGGCACCAATATGGAGCCTGGCTCAGGTTCTACTATTATGGGATATGCTGGTATTACAGGGGCTACTGATGTTCAGATGCACTCAGATGCTTATTTCCATGTGGCTAGCATTTTACAGGTTGAAGAAAATCTTTCAACAACAACTTGTGATGTTGAGACTACCGTTACAAATAATCCTCCGGTAATCGGAGCACTTACGGATTATACAATTCCAAAAGGAACTGCATTTGTTCTTACAGGAACGGCTACCGATCCTGAAAATGATCCTATGACTTACACTTGGGAACAATTTGACAGTACAGATGTTCCGGTAACAGCAGTTACAGGAAATAATACGACAGGGGCATTATTCAGATCTTGGACTCCTACGGCAACAGGAAATACAAGATATTTTCCTAAATTTTCATCAGTATTAGCTGGTAACCTTACGGTTCCGGCAGATTGGGAAACGGTATCAAATGTGGCAAGAGCTACAAACTTTGTATTGACAGTAAGAGATAATAACCCTATTTCTACGTCTCAGCAGACACAAAGTGATATTGTAACAGTAACAGTAGGAAGCAACGGACCTTTTAAAGTAAACTCAGCAGAGGTTTATCACAATTTATCAGCTCCATTATTATGGGATGCTGCAGGAACTGTTGCAGCTCCATACAACACAGCTAATGTAAAGATTGATTATACAACTAATAACGGAACAACTTGGACAGTGCTTTCTGCATCCACACCAAACGATGGTGCTGAAAATTACATGTTCCCTGCAGCATTGAACGGACAAAATATTAAAATAAGAATTTCATCTATTGGAAATATTTTTTATACAATCAAACAACTATTGGTAACAGCTGCTGCGCCATGTAGTGGAACTGCTCCAACGAATATTGTTGTAAGCGGTGTTACAGCATCTTCTGCAATGGTAAGCTGGACACCTACTATTGGAGCTACTTATCAGATCAGATACAAAAAAGTGACTGAAACAGTTTGGCAAAATACTTCATCACCAAACAGCTATGTAACTTTATCAGGATTAGAAGAAGGTACTAAATATGATCTTCAGATATCAACTATCTGTTCTGGAACTCCAGGTGCTTATAGTACAAATAATCAATTCGTAACTCCTTCTTCTGTTACTTATTGCGACCTTACTTCAGTTGACCCTTCTGAAGAATATATTTCTAATGTAACATTGGCGAACGTTAATAATACTTCGGGAGCTAGTACATATACAAATTACGGAACAGATGCTACTAAGGTGATTAATCTTGTAAGCGGATCAACAAATAATACAGTTTCAGTAACTAAGACTTGGCCGGTTGATATTTATTCAGAAGGCGTAAGAGTTTGGATCGATTTCGACAGAAACGGAACTTTTGAAACCAGTGAAATGGTATTGAATTCAACTCCAAATTCAACAGCTACAGTAAGTGGAGTATTTGCAGTTCCTGCAACAGCGGTACAGAATAAGATGTTAAAAATGAGGGTAGCGTTACGTTACAATGCTTCTCCTGCAGCATGTACATCTTATACGTACGGTGAGGTTGAAGATTATAATGTATTAATTACACCTACTGTATTAGGAACAAGCGATGTGGTAGGTCCTAAAAATGATATTCAGATTTATCCAAACCCTGTATCAGATATTTTAAACATTACTAAAGTTTCAGATAAAGCTGCTTATAAAATTTATAGTGCTGCTGGTCAGTTAGTAAAACAAGGTAATATTAATAATGGTCAGGTTAATGTTTCTGAACTAATTAAAGGTGCTTATGTAATTACAATTGAAGATAAAGGAAGAGAAGCATTCACTTCTAAATTCATCAAGAAATAACATCTACTTAATCGAATTTTAAAAAATAAATAATCCTCAGGTTTACCTGAGGATTATTTATTTTTTAAAAGGTTATGATGAAAAAAACATTTTTTTTAGTTAATTATACTCAAAATATCATATCACTAGCTTAAAATACTTATATTTGGCGCGTAAATTTAATTGAAAAGCTATGAAGAAAATTTTTACTTCTTTCTTTTCTCTTTGTATGTTGAGTGCTATAAGTGCACAATGGTTACCAACATCATTTAAAGGGGAAAATGTAAGAAAAGAGGTTAATGTAAGAGCCTATTAT
Proteins encoded in this region:
- a CDS encoding fumarate reductase/succinate dehydrogenase flavoprotein subunit → MSKLDSKIPAGPLKDKWKNHKDHMNLVAPNNRDKIDIIVVGTGLAGGSAAATLAEQGYNVKAFCYQDSPRRAHSIAAQGGINAAKNYQGDGDSTYRLFYDTIKGGDYRAREANVYRLAEVSANIIDQCVSQGVPFGRDYGGQLDNRSFGGVQVKRTFYAKGQTGQQLLLGAYSAMSRQIGKGRIKMYNRHEMLDLVIVDGKARGIIARNLVTGEIERHSAHAVVIASGGYGNVYFLSTNAMGSNVSAAWKIHKKGAYFANPCYVQIHPTCIPVHGTQQSKLTLMSESLRNSGRIWVPKKIEDSVAIREGKLRPENIKEEDRDYYLERRYPAFGNLVPRDVASRAGKERCDAGFGIENNDTKEGVYLDFSTEIIKKGKEAAIEKHIHNPSDQQIYDLGKAWIEEKYGNLFVMYEKITADDPYKTPMKIYPAVHYTMGGVWVDYNLQSTIPGCFVIGEANFSDHGANRLGASALMQGLADGYFVLPYTIADYLSADIRTGTIPTDSADFVEAEKGIKDKIDFFLNNKGTHSVDHFHKQLGHIMWNKVGMGRTPEGLREAIREIEEVKNDFWKNVKVPGDVEGMNTELEKAFRVADFIELGQLMAIDALHRNESCGGHFREDHATPEGEAERDDVNFKYVGAWEYQGDDIKQEVLHKEDLIYDNIEVKARSYK
- a CDS encoding succinate dehydrogenase/fumarate reductase iron-sulfur subunit; this encodes MSAKKGLHLTLKIWRQKNSKTKGQFETYKISDVSTDSSFLEMLDILNENIINEGKEPIAFDHDCREGICGMCSLYINGRAHGPDTGITTCQLHMRMFKDGETIVIEPWRSAAFPVIKDLMVDRSAFDRVMAAGGFISVNTSGNTLDANAIPVPKEDADKAMDAAACIGCGACVATCKNGSAMLFVGAKVSQYALLPQGRIEAKRRVLNMVKAMDEEGFGNCSNTGACEVECPKGISLENIARMNREYMSALADRG
- a CDS encoding TlpA family protein disulfide reductase, with translation MKKYLLLFIIAVFAMSCSKKVEVKGKITGGSPLERIEFIEASGVATLPLINIGINKDGTFAGSFDAPKSGMYVMSYGGKQNLIYLKGGQKLEISGNGMTFPSEYVITGDAKNNNDFFTATQKYLSTYAQTVNMNELITKDEKTFLKGIEKVQADINKNIDENVKKFNPDNEIVNWKKNDVSSTLLTILNQYELNHKQMGNPSFKVTKAFTDFENKLQENKDVMVKENPYYRQYLLGKMSPDFQKYAQANSAGKKDVTTSELFTEYLKKNQKDLSQTAKDYLLAFVMAQSDIHPGSPDKTVEKIKKIIDTDIKDAGIKEDLKKIQFAINGFKIGELAPEGTLVKQDGKAYNLSENKGKPYLLTFYASWNPYIGESTTPVLKEIVNFYKAKMNFVFVNVDDTKDQFVKTSNSLLKGFAGTNVYGEGGLNSDIAKKYGVYGFKLPCFIVVDKDGKIASKPFFNLGDPELVVVLDKQTGLSAPKVNPNVQLQQGGGMDPAVVAAQQAAAQQAAQQQANPQAAPAQTK
- the rlmD gene encoding 23S rRNA (uracil(1939)-C(5))-methyltransferase RlmD, with protein sequence MRKKKNNIVLENIKLLNAGSKGVAIGRTEEGKTVMVTGAIPGDIVNVRVKKAKSKYYEGEAIEVLEKSPYRVEPKCIHFGVCGGCKWQNMSYEKQLDFKQEEVYNNIKRIGGIENFETLPILGSEEHYFYRNKMEFSFSNAKWLTQYEISSEENFGNRDALGFHIPGMWSKILDLKECFLQEGPSNAIRLAVKNYAVDNGLDFFDVRNQEGFLRTLMMRQNSKGEWMVLFQLYREEKANREKLFEFLLEKFPQIKTLVYAINPKQNDSIYDLNVNTYFGEGFLMEEMDGLKFKIGPKSFFQTNYKQALELYRKTLEFADLKGDEVVYDLYTGTGTIAQYVARNAKQVIGIESVQEAIDAAIEHAELNGLTNTTFYCGDMKNVFNDEFLENHPKADVLITDPPRDGMHQKVVEQILKLAPEKVVYVSCNSATQARDLALMKEHYDVVKILPVDMFPQTHHVENIALLIKK
- a CDS encoding DUF6452 family protein — protein: MKYFKFLITICFLGLLFSCGADDDICESGEGTPRMKVSFKTLENEKEKTVDSLYVAVDYGSGKVELGKQTAITSRIIPLRVDESPYTDVYFRTSNNGTESKVRINYTTKSTYVSPGCGVKKTYENLNPVLDPTTTTPVKSIETGQNFIENEDKTNLYLLF
- a CDS encoding DUF6048 family protein, giving the protein MKTKLIFTFFFSLIGFLSFAQENKEPKKEKWKYEPNFMVGFDVLNAGVSFFSDRQLLQGFISSKVKDNIHAVIEAGFESNVYQKNSYDAKANGPFLKLGAFYMLAKDPENEFNGFYAGGKVGGSFYKQEYMAVPVRGYGGSSSSIAFPSSSQSSYWLEGTIGGRVQLFESNFYIDVNLQPRYMVFTTKQDDIQPMIVPGFGKSSSKFNMGFAWNLAYKF
- a CDS encoding reprolysin-like metallopeptidase, whose translation is MKKIITTFLCSLIGGTALAQWTPTTFEGRSEKPSSVRSYYKLDLNKIRIQLASAQETGRNAKPVEISLPTLDGKIEKFAVYSSPVLVKELADRYQLGSYVGVGVDDPSKYVRFSVASNDFQSMIVKDGVYEFIEPQNTDKTIYGVHPKTNKTQGGFLCSMNESALSKKQIDELYSKGKTFSNQPTNFAKSTDQKYRTMRLAMSVTGEYTQFHGGTIAGALAAINATMTRVNGVFEKDFALHLTVQDFPGVIYTNSATDPYSPASSGAGGAWNLELQNTLTANVGNANYDIGHLFGASGGGGNAGCIGCVCTNPTTAEPEGKGSGFTSPADGIPQGDNFDIDYVAHEMGHQLGANHTFSMDVEGTGTNMEPGSGSTIMGYAGITGATDVQMHSDAYFHVASILQVEENLSTTTCDVETTVTNNPPVIGALTDYTIPKGTAFVLTGTATDPENDPMTYTWEQFDSTDVPVTAVTGNNTTGALFRSWTPTATGNTRYFPKFSSVLAGNLTVPADWETVSNVARATNFVLTVRDNNPISTSQQTQSDIVTVTVGSNGPFKVNSAEVYHNLSAPLLWDAAGTVAAPYNTANVKIDYTTNNGTTWTVLSASTPNDGAENYMFPAALNGQNIKIRISSIGNIFYTIKQLLVTAAAPCSGTAPTNIVVSGVTASSAMVSWTPTIGATYQIRYKKVTETVWQNTSSPNSYVTLSGLEEGTKYDLQISTICSGTPGAYSTNNQFVTPSSVTYCDLTSVDPSEEYISNVTLANVNNTSGASTYTNYGTDATKVINLVSGSTNNTVSVTKTWPVDIYSEGVRVWIDFDRNGTFETSEMVLNSTPNSTATVSGVFAVPATAVQNKMLKMRVALRYNASPAACTSYTYGEVEDYNVLITPTVLGTSDVVGPKNDIQIYPNPVSDILNITKVSDKAAYKIYSAAGQLVKQGNINNGQVNVSELIKGAYVITIEDKGREAFTSKFIKK